The stretch of DNA AGCACGGGAACCGTGCAGAGCACCGGAATGCCGGACTGCTGCTCCACGGCTTCGATATTCTCAGCCACCATGGCCCAAGGCGTTTCTGCCTGCCGCGTCTGCACCATCACCACGCCCGCTATGTCCACGTTGCGACGGGTAAGCGCCTCCAGTGTAAGCAGGGTGTGATTGATTGTGCCAAGCCCTGCCCGTGCGGCCACTATGGCGCGTGCACCCGCCACGGGAATCAGGTCTGCCATGGTTACGGTGGGTGTTACCGGCACAAGTGCGCCGCCTGCCCCTTCAAAGACGATGCACTCCCGCGCTGCGGCCAATGCCTGTAAGGTGCTGAAAAGCAGGGTGGTATCCACCACCGTGCCAGCATCGCGTGCCGCAAAGAGCGGGGCCTTGGGCGCAGGATACAGCAGACCCACGGAGTGCACAGGGTCACAGCCTGCAAGGTCTGGGCAGTGGCGGTGCACAAAGAGCGCGTCGCTGTCGGCATCAAGCACGGTGTGGCAGCCGGTCTGCACGGGCTTGTAGTAGAAAGGCCGCTTTCCGGCTGCGAACAGGGCGCGCATGAGCAGCAGGGAGACCACGGTCTTGCCCATGCCGGTATCCGTGCCGGTGACGAAGAAATGTTGCGGAATCATGAGGCAGAAAGCTCCCCTGTCAGAGTATGCAGCGCCGTTGCAAGGCGCATGATGTCGTCTTCCGTATGCGCGGCCGTAAGGCTGATGCGCAGAATGGCCTGCCCTGCGG from Desulfovibrio subterraneus encodes:
- the bioD gene encoding dethiobiotin synthase; this encodes MIPQHFFVTGTDTGMGKTVVSLLLMRALFAAGKRPFYYKPVQTGCHTVLDADSDALFVHRHCPDLAGCDPVHSVGLLYPAPKAPLFAARDAGTVVDTTLLFSTLQALAAARECIVFEGAGGALVPVTPTVTMADLIPVAGARAIVAARAGLGTINHTLLTLEALTRRNVDIAGVVMVQTRQAETPWAMVAENIEAVEQQSGIPVLCTVPVLEDFAHDGDAAVQTLRERLHLSPHAAHSRQTMNMKKPPCGGCSS